The following proteins come from a genomic window of Flavobacterium crocinum:
- a CDS encoding DUF6916 family protein: MDISLLSVNNFNSLLNKTFIIKISEEIQLDAELISVTEFNSYSPLERNPFSIVFRTQQKNEYYEQGIFTIIHPEEGNLELFLTPLGFDEVGMKYEAVFS, encoded by the coding sequence ATGGATATATCTTTACTCTCTGTAAATAACTTTAATTCATTACTCAATAAAACATTTATTATTAAAATTTCGGAAGAAATTCAGCTTGACGCGGAATTAATTTCGGTGACCGAATTCAACAGTTATTCTCCATTAGAAAGAAATCCATTTTCTATAGTTTTTCGTACACAGCAAAAAAACGAATATTACGAACAGGGTATTTTTACTATTATACATCCCGAAGAAGGCAATTTAGAATTATTTCTTACTCCACTTGGTTTTGATGAAGTAGGGATGAAATATGAAGCAGTATTTTCTTAA
- a CDS encoding GNAT family N-acetyltransferase, whose protein sequence is MELKIKDIALRNIQAYDLPVLCEIYGSTRKEELEKGTNWNDEQKRLFIEHQFSAQHEYYQKNYLGGKFYIIEKENVTIGRLYIDFFFEQKGIRIIDITILPEWRNKNIGSSILNEILKKAASNNLNVTIHVESFNPAMELYKRLGFQKISETNGVYHLMQWNATN, encoded by the coding sequence TTGGAATTAAAAATAAAAGATATTGCTCTTCGTAACATTCAGGCCTACGATCTTCCTGTACTTTGTGAAATATATGGAAGCACCCGTAAAGAAGAATTAGAAAAAGGAACAAACTGGAACGATGAACAAAAAAGACTTTTTATAGAACATCAGTTTTCTGCTCAGCACGAGTATTATCAGAAAAATTATCTGGGCGGAAAATTCTATATAATTGAAAAAGAGAACGTAACAATTGGAAGATTATATATTGATTTCTTTTTTGAACAAAAGGGCATTCGTATTATAGACATTACAATTCTGCCAGAATGGCGGAATAAAAATATTGGCAGTTCTATTTTAAATGAAATTTTGAAAAAAGCAGCCAGCAACAATTTGAATGTTACGATTCATGTTGAAAGTTTTAATCCCGCTATGGAATTATATAAAAGATTAGGATTTCAAAAAATAAGTGAAACAAATGGAGTTTACCATTTAATGCAATGGAATGCAACGAATTAA
- a CDS encoding phage tail protein: MDPFVAEIRIFSFNFPPRGWAFCNGQLLPLSQQTALFSLLGTTYGGDGKSTFALPDLQGRTPMHPGQGPGLSLHDLGETGGSETVTLLESEIPYHTHSLMAATSNSQSITPTNNSLGRGNPLRVYSTGASNTDMSATSINPTGGSTPHNNMMPYLTMNFCIALQGIYPPRG, translated from the coding sequence ATGGATCCTTTTGTGGCCGAAATACGCATATTTTCATTTAATTTCCCACCAAGAGGCTGGGCTTTTTGTAATGGGCAACTTTTGCCATTATCACAACAAACCGCTCTCTTTTCATTATTAGGAACCACTTATGGCGGTGACGGAAAGAGTACCTTTGCTTTGCCGGATTTACAGGGAAGAACACCAATGCATCCTGGACAAGGCCCTGGGTTATCTTTACACGACTTGGGGGAAACCGGAGGATCTGAAACGGTTACTTTATTAGAATCTGAAATTCCATACCACACTCATTCTTTAATGGCTGCAACTTCAAATTCACAGTCAATCACTCCAACAAATAATAGTTTAGGGCGAGGTAATCCTCTTAGAGTTTATTCTACAGGTGCCTCAAATACTGATATGAGTGCCACTAGTATAAATCCTACTGGAGGAAGTACACCTCATAATAATATGATGCCATATTTGACAATGAATTTTTGTATTGCTCTTCAGGGAATTTACCCACCACGAGGATAA
- a CDS encoding phage tail protein: protein MAQPYVGEIRMFAGNFAPAGWMFCQGQLLPISENETLFQLIGTTYGGDGQSTFALPDLQGRIPIHSGQGFILAETGGAEQVTLTVNQIPAHNHALLATTNLADTASPAGSLLSTNPPGNKMFSSATPATPLNGSSIAATGGSQPHENFQPYLCVNFIISLFGIFPQT from the coding sequence ATGGCACAACCTTACGTTGGTGAAATCAGAATGTTTGCAGGAAATTTTGCCCCTGCCGGATGGATGTTTTGTCAAGGACAATTACTTCCTATTTCTGAGAATGAAACTCTATTTCAATTAATTGGTACTACTTATGGAGGCGATGGCCAAAGTACATTTGCATTACCTGATTTACAAGGCAGAATTCCTATTCATTCTGGTCAGGGCTTTATACTGGCAGAAACCGGGGGTGCTGAACAAGTCACTCTTACAGTAAATCAGATTCCGGCTCACAATCACGCACTACTGGCAACAACAAATTTAGCAGATACTGCAAGTCCTGCAGGTTCTCTGTTGAGTACTAATCCGCCAGGAAATAAAATGTTTTCAAGTGCAACTCCTGCAACTCCTTTAAATGGATCATCCATTGCAGCTACAGGTGGAAGTCAGCCACATGAAAATTTTCAACCTTATTTGTGTGTAAATTTTATTATTTCATTGTTTGGAATATTTCCTCAAACCTAG
- a CDS encoding phage tail protein, translated as MAEPFLAETRIMSFNFAPKGWALCNGQLLPINQNQGLFSLLGTTFGGDGRVNFALPDLRGRTPIHFGNGHTLGEKGGEQAHTLTISEIPKHTHSLKAKTDLAATNIPDNTVVLANAIPNLVYSGQNQNLTAMSSGTLTNVGGSQAHLNMQPFLTLNFCIALQGIFPSAT; from the coding sequence ATGGCAGAACCATTTTTAGCCGAGACCCGTATCATGTCTTTTAACTTTGCTCCAAAAGGATGGGCATTGTGCAATGGACAACTTTTACCTATAAATCAAAATCAGGGATTGTTTTCCTTATTAGGAACTACATTTGGTGGAGACGGACGAGTTAACTTCGCATTACCTGATTTACGTGGCAGAACTCCTATCCATTTTGGAAATGGTCATACTTTAGGAGAAAAAGGAGGTGAACAAGCCCATACCTTAACTATTTCTGAGATACCAAAACATACTCATTCTTTAAAAGCTAAAACAGATCTTGCTGCTACAAATATTCCGGATAATACAGTCGTTTTAGCTAATGCTATTCCTAATCTTGTTTATAGTGGGCAAAATCAAAATTTAACAGCTATGAGTTCCGGAACGCTAACAAATGTTGGTGGTAGCCAGGCACATTTAAACATGCAGCCTTTTTTAACCCTGAATTTTTGTATTGCCCTTCAAGGAATTTTTCCATCAGCAACTTAA
- a CDS encoding Sec-independent protein translocase subunit TatA/TatB, translated as MGRLGLTEILVIVGIVILLFGGKKIPELMKGLGSGIKEFKNAAKDDQPAASKKQEEETK; from the coding sequence ATGGGAAGATTAGGTCTTACAGAAATCCTTGTTATCGTAGGTATTGTGATATTACTTTTTGGAGGTAAAAAAATTCCAGAATTAATGAAAGGTTTAGGAAGTGGAATTAAGGAATTTAAAAACGCTGCTAAAGACGATCAACCTGCTGCTTCTAAAAAACAAGAGGAAGAAACTAAATAA
- a CDS encoding peptidase gives MSKKKHSFRRKLFTKNRLVILNEDTFEELFSFKLNLMNVFVTFTLGGIFLILITTFIIAFTPLREFIPGYSSTELKRNATQLAIKSDSLETALRNNEAYIKGIQKVLKGELEYSKFNKDSILAETVEDPADFNMKASDAEIKLRDEVAKTEKEQQTKSQEKKKSDKK, from the coding sequence ATGTCAAAGAAAAAACATAGTTTCAGAAGAAAATTATTCACCAAGAACCGATTGGTAATTTTGAATGAAGATACTTTTGAAGAACTATTTTCTTTTAAACTTAATTTAATGAATGTCTTTGTAACGTTTACTTTAGGAGGCATTTTTTTAATTTTAATTACCACTTTCATAATTGCCTTTACGCCGCTTCGTGAATTTATTCCAGGATATTCCTCCACAGAGTTAAAAAGAAACGCAACCCAATTGGCGATTAAATCAGATTCTCTCGAAACGGCTTTACGAAACAATGAAGCTTATATTAAAGGAATTCAGAAAGTTTTAAAAGGAGAATTAGAATATTCAAAATTCAATAAAGATTCTATTTTAGCAGAAACAGTCGAAGATCCGGCAGACTTTAACATGAAAGCGTCTGATGCTGAAATAAAATTAAGAGATGAGGTGGCTAAAACCGAAAAGGAACAACAGACAAAATCTCAGGAGAAAAAGAAAAGTGACAAAAAATAA
- a CDS encoding GH3 auxin-responsive promoter family protein yields the protein MSIKAVAAKLFASKIYSETQTWAKKPVETQQKVFKNLIKNAKETNFGKDHHFNQIQTVQEFQKNVPVRDYEDLKPYVDKVVKGEENVLWKGKPLYFAKTSGTTSGAKFIPLTKESMPFHISAARNAILHYIHETGNTGFVDGKMIFLQGSPILTEKYGIKFGRLSGIVAHFVPKYLQKNRMPSWETNCIEDWETKVDAIVDETIVEDMSVISGIPSWVQMYFERLQQKSGGKKIGEIFQNFNLFIYGGVNYEPYRAKFENMIGRKVDSIELFPASEGFFAYQDSQKEKGMLLLLNSGIFYEFIKADEFFSENPKALTIGEVEIGVNYVLIISTNAGLWRYNIGDTVQFTSLAPYRVIVSGRIKHYISAFGEHVIANEVENAMKEAVASTNIVINEFTVAPQINPSNGLPYHEWLVEFENEPENMEFFAETIDNSMRKQNIYYDDLITGNVLRKVVVTKVSKNGFQDYMKSQGKLGGQNKIPRLSNNRDIADNLK from the coding sequence ATGTCAATTAAAGCTGTAGCAGCAAAATTATTTGCTAGTAAGATATATTCCGAAACTCAAACCTGGGCCAAAAAGCCAGTAGAAACGCAACAGAAAGTCTTTAAGAACCTCATAAAAAATGCCAAAGAAACCAATTTTGGCAAAGACCATCATTTTAATCAAATACAAACGGTTCAGGAATTTCAGAAAAACGTTCCGGTACGAGATTATGAAGATTTAAAACCTTATGTAGATAAGGTTGTAAAAGGCGAAGAAAACGTTCTTTGGAAAGGAAAGCCATTGTATTTTGCCAAAACTTCCGGAACAACTTCCGGTGCTAAATTTATTCCGCTGACAAAAGAATCTATGCCGTTCCACATTAGCGCTGCACGAAATGCGATTTTACATTACATTCATGAAACCGGAAACACTGGTTTCGTAGATGGAAAAATGATTTTTCTGCAAGGAAGTCCAATCTTAACCGAAAAATACGGAATTAAATTTGGAAGACTTTCCGGAATTGTAGCGCATTTTGTTCCAAAATATCTTCAGAAAAACAGAATGCCTTCCTGGGAAACCAATTGTATTGAAGACTGGGAAACCAAAGTTGATGCCATTGTAGATGAAACTATAGTAGAAGATATGTCTGTAATTTCGGGAATTCCGTCATGGGTACAGATGTATTTTGAACGTTTGCAGCAAAAAAGCGGAGGAAAAAAAATTGGCGAAATATTCCAAAACTTTAATCTCTTTATTTACGGAGGAGTTAATTATGAACCCTACCGTGCCAAATTTGAAAATATGATTGGCAGAAAGGTTGACAGTATCGAATTGTTTCCGGCTTCAGAAGGTTTTTTTGCTTATCAGGATTCGCAGAAAGAAAAGGGAATGTTGTTGTTGTTGAATTCGGGTATTTTCTACGAGTTTATAAAAGCGGATGAATTTTTTAGTGAAAATCCAAAAGCGCTGACAATCGGCGAAGTAGAAATAGGAGTAAATTATGTTTTAATTATTTCTACAAATGCAGGACTTTGGCGTTATAATATTGGAGATACAGTTCAGTTTACTTCTTTGGCTCCGTATCGTGTTATAGTCTCTGGACGTATCAAACATTATATTTCGGCTTTTGGAGAACACGTTATTGCTAATGAAGTAGAAAATGCAATGAAAGAAGCTGTAGCATCAACGAATATCGTAATCAACGAATTTACAGTTGCACCACAGATTAATCCATCAAACGGACTTCCGTATCATGAATGGCTGGTTGAATTTGAAAATGAACCGGAAAACATGGAGTTTTTTGCTGAAACAATTGACAATTCAATGCGTAAGCAAAACATTTATTATGATGATTTAATCACCGGAAATGTTTTAAGAAAAGTAGTAGTTACTAAAGTCTCCAAAAACGGATTTCAGGATTATATGAAATCACAGGGAAAATTGGGAGGACAAAATAAGATTCCAAGATTGTCAAATAATAGAGATATTGCGGATAATTTGAAGTAG
- a CDS encoding type II toxin-antitoxin system ParD family antitoxin, with protein MAKNTSILLGDYFDNFINSQVKTGRFTSASEVIRAALRMFEQEQTKSEELIKELKKGEKSGFVKDFDRESFLTNLHEKHLKK; from the coding sequence ATGGCAAAGAATACGTCAATATTATTAGGAGACTATTTTGATAATTTTATTAATTCACAAGTTAAAACTGGCCGATTCACATCTGCAAGTGAAGTAATTCGAGCCGCATTACGAATGTTTGAACAAGAACAAACCAAAAGTGAAGAACTAATAAAGGAATTAAAAAAAGGAGAAAAATCGGGATTTGTAAAGGATTTTGATCGCGAATCTTTTCTAACAAATCTTCACGAAAAACATCTTAAAAAATGA
- a CDS encoding type II toxin-antitoxin system RelE/ParE family toxin, with amino-acid sequence MNYKISIEASYDLEKIWLYTFDTWSTEQADRYLKLILDEIEYLCSKPNSGKDFSHIRKGYFRTKVKSHLIFYKINVKQNEIEIIRVLHQMMDIENHLK; translated from the coding sequence ATGAATTATAAGATAAGTATAGAAGCATCTTATGATTTAGAAAAAATTTGGCTTTATACTTTTGATACTTGGTCTACTGAACAAGCAGATAGATACTTAAAGTTGATATTGGATGAAATCGAATACCTGTGTTCAAAACCTAATTCAGGAAAAGATTTTAGTCATATCAGAAAAGGTTATTTTAGAACCAAAGTAAAATCACATTTAATATTTTATAAAATAAACGTCAAACAAAACGAAATAGAAATTATTAGAGTTTTGCATCAAATGATGGACATTGAAAATCATCTTAAATAA
- a CDS encoding DUF6909 family protein: MKETKHISRSRAQESSAAIEKMYITMRHLFNRGFYKPMGVSGDSLRESLLALRPEIYGNIAEEKVELNGLLYVIERLPIGIEQCRFINLTSDEGYSKSHFQAIVPPKRRRNCYRIDEEQMNVEITRGRSDIYDILTHLTFIFIESHKIKNRVLIDDGGEVSRDWQKLEQAVMQTKKLSLVEKEKAISHVANILARTFEEVLDIYDAFGSENAPDRFLHVIYWLGKLAIEEIVENNKRTITFSPVLRERLGHHIHGEIWATNIKEVLKANDLLKRPIHVISANMHSVMNSIFATPLLKTKYKGKTDFFIYEELSGSGSKEIRGQVEELALKNGMISLPDCSGTNIDVQIFDTAKIDWAKTAFSHANVGEEKPVIIVMDYAFGEQAYETIDELLKPFKKETLLNVKSVSIMGKAGILEGGKGDIMIPSAHINEGTADNYFFENELTGAMFEGNDIDIYEGAMVTVLGTSLQNRDLLKFFHESTWGVIGLEMEGSYYQKAIQSASKIRKSVPHDIKVRYAYYASDNPLETGSTLASGGLGTTGVKPTYLITIKILEQIFNIK; this comes from the coding sequence ATGAAAGAAACCAAACATATATCAAGATCAAGAGCACAGGAATCGTCTGCAGCGATAGAAAAAATGTACATTACAATGCGCCATTTGTTCAACCGTGGTTTTTATAAACCAATGGGAGTTTCCGGTGACAGTTTACGTGAATCATTATTAGCATTGCGTCCTGAAATCTACGGAAATATTGCGGAAGAAAAGGTAGAATTAAACGGGCTTTTATACGTTATAGAACGTCTTCCAATCGGAATTGAGCAATGCCGTTTTATCAATTTGACTTCAGACGAAGGTTATTCTAAATCACATTTTCAGGCGATTGTTCCTCCAAAAAGAAGAAGAAACTGCTACAGAATAGACGAAGAACAAATGAATGTTGAAATCACTCGCGGTCGTTCGGATATTTATGATATTCTAACACATTTGACTTTCATTTTTATTGAATCTCACAAAATTAAAAACAGAGTTTTAATCGATGACGGCGGAGAAGTTTCCCGTGACTGGCAGAAATTGGAGCAAGCGGTTATGCAGACCAAAAAACTTTCTTTGGTAGAAAAAGAAAAAGCGATTTCACATGTTGCTAATATTTTAGCCAGAACTTTTGAAGAAGTTTTAGATATTTACGATGCTTTTGGTTCAGAAAATGCACCAGACCGTTTCCTGCACGTAATTTATTGGTTAGGAAAACTGGCAATTGAAGAAATTGTTGAAAACAATAAGCGTACAATAACATTCAGTCCTGTTTTACGTGAACGTTTGGGACACCACATTCACGGAGAAATCTGGGCGACAAACATCAAAGAAGTTTTAAAAGCGAATGATCTTTTAAAACGTCCAATTCATGTTATCAGTGCGAATATGCACAGTGTGATGAACTCTATTTTTGCAACTCCGTTGTTGAAAACTAAGTACAAAGGCAAGACAGATTTCTTTATTTATGAAGAATTAAGCGGTTCGGGATCAAAAGAAATAAGAGGGCAGGTGGAAGAACTGGCGCTGAAAAACGGAATGATTTCATTACCGGATTGTTCAGGAACCAATATTGATGTTCAGATTTTTGATACCGCTAAAATTGACTGGGCAAAAACCGCTTTTTCACATGCCAATGTAGGGGAAGAAAAACCGGTAATTATCGTAATGGATTACGCTTTTGGAGAACAGGCTTATGAAACGATCGATGAGCTTTTAAAACCATTCAAAAAAGAAACGTTATTAAATGTAAAATCGGTTTCGATTATGGGTAAAGCCGGAATTCTGGAAGGCGGAAAAGGAGATATTATGATTCCGTCAGCGCACATCAACGAAGGAACGGCGGATAATTATTTCTTTGAAAATGAATTGACAGGCGCCATGTTCGAAGGAAATGATATTGATATTTACGAAGGAGCAATGGTTACCGTTTTAGGAACTTCGTTGCAAAACAGAGATTTGTTGAAATTCTTCCACGAATCGACCTGGGGTGTAATTGGTCTTGAAATGGAAGGATCATATTACCAGAAGGCGATTCAGTCGGCATCCAAAATTAGAAAAAGTGTTCCGCATGATATTAAAGTTCGTTATGCTTATTATGCATCAGATAATCCTTTGGAAACAGGAAGTACATTAGCGTCAGGCGGATTAGGAACAACTGGTGTAAAACCAACTTACTTGATTACAATTAAAATTTTAGAACAGATTTTCAATATAAAATAG
- a CDS encoding O-antigen ligase family protein, translating into MRFNFKFILNNEKIREYLFFIGLLFLVYLPKGGFKIVGIPFTWGYIYLGFLFVLLILILLDKRTFLVQSKHFICYLATLPFVIYFSLNLFFRGYEGSLGNLVAFYVSFAFLPLFFYLFLSPFLKKIDSLYIEEKIVQAVFLVSLYGILLFVFKQVTGHYIEIPYVTVNAGDLGTLEGKYNMRGSLYKLISTYNNGNIFGVCILMLFPIFHQKNTSRIKLMIVILALILTLSRTVWLGLLFYFVLIYKDSIFRLIRIYALLGLILIVIGTFFMNRYFQYGSLSGFILDSKLGGRIEQIRQLSGLSFFGSQTFKFIEEIVYLSIFKQLGFVGIVLFCLSFFMPVYIAISTKNNNYLYLVGCMIYLFVCCSDGCMLYIPTLVFFYFISTMIFISKNRTEEQNIT; encoded by the coding sequence ATGCGATTTAATTTTAAATTTATTTTGAATAATGAAAAAATTAGAGAGTATCTTTTTTTTATTGGATTACTATTTTTAGTTTATTTACCAAAAGGAGGCTTCAAAATAGTTGGAATACCTTTTACCTGGGGATATATATATTTGGGTTTTCTTTTTGTACTTTTAATATTGATATTACTCGATAAAAGAACATTTTTAGTCCAGTCAAAACACTTTATATGTTATTTGGCCACTTTGCCATTTGTTATTTATTTTTCTTTAAATCTCTTTTTTAGGGGATATGAAGGTTCACTGGGGAACCTAGTAGCGTTCTATGTAAGTTTTGCATTTCTTCCGTTATTCTTTTATCTTTTTTTAAGTCCGTTTTTAAAGAAAATAGATTCTTTATACATAGAAGAAAAGATAGTTCAGGCCGTTTTTTTGGTTTCCTTGTACGGCATTTTACTGTTTGTTTTCAAACAAGTTACGGGGCATTATATTGAAATTCCTTATGTAACTGTAAACGCAGGTGATTTGGGAACACTGGAAGGAAAGTACAATATGAGAGGCTCACTTTATAAGTTGATTTCTACTTATAACAATGGAAATATTTTTGGGGTTTGTATTTTAATGTTGTTTCCAATTTTCCATCAAAAAAATACTTCTAGAATAAAATTAATGATCGTAATTCTGGCTTTGATACTTACTTTATCAAGAACCGTGTGGCTTGGATTATTGTTTTATTTTGTACTTATCTACAAAGACAGCATTTTCAGACTAATTAGAATTTACGCTTTGCTGGGATTAATTTTGATCGTTATAGGGACATTCTTCATGAATCGGTATTTTCAATACGGATCATTGTCAGGATTCATTTTAGATTCAAAATTAGGAGGTAGAATCGAGCAAATAAGACAATTGAGCGGTTTAAGCTTTTTTGGAAGCCAAACTTTTAAGTTTATAGAAGAAATCGTTTATCTGTCTATTTTCAAACAACTTGGTTTTGTTGGAATTGTGTTGTTTTGTCTTTCTTTTTTTATGCCAGTTTATATTGCTATTTCAACCAAAAACAACAATTACCTTTACTTAGTTGGCTGTATGATTTATTTATTTGTTTGCTGCAGTGATGGTTGTATGTTGTATATACCAACATTAGTGTTTTTCTATTTCATTTCTACTATGATTTTTATTTCCAAGAATAGAACCGAGGAACAAAATATCACATAG
- a CDS encoding O-antigen ligase family protein — protein MNFSKKLIKPIMYLFVFSSLIYFVEAFQSIMMIVTALLLISFAKFEDFKISRKNAPFLFSFIILAFYYILFYSSKSFKLIAESLLLFVIPLLSVYLYKIETFSKDLKKIQFAYSICLSLLCLYFLGFYIYDIPNHHFDWYLARYNLEFYNKIHGTYICLWIAIAILFLADLTSSFKQFPVHKKALFFIMFVLLFSGLIIYNSRNIIVGLIIISGVRFLLLKKENTTISKKLIFLVLFAVLAVVLLSRRYIEDIQFLLDNSFKNSTRYAAWSCSSKLIYGSNFMGMDFNLIQDKLNECYVPFHNPELEKFKINSHNQYLDYLLKGGIFMLLAFISTLFIKIKYSIKQQNYLYLSLTILFVISFITENVLVRQYGMYGYFLCDILFLGSILGNKNHSRNEIEKH, from the coding sequence ATGAATTTTTCTAAAAAGCTTATTAAGCCAATAATGTATTTGTTTGTATTTTCTTCTCTTATTTATTTTGTAGAAGCTTTTCAATCTATCATGATGATTGTAACAGCTTTGTTATTAATAAGTTTTGCTAAGTTCGAAGATTTTAAAATTTCAAGAAAAAATGCGCCTTTTCTATTTTCTTTTATCATTTTAGCCTTTTACTACATCCTATTTTATAGCTCTAAAAGTTTCAAGCTTATTGCTGAAAGTTTATTATTATTTGTTATTCCGTTGTTAAGTGTTTATTTATATAAGATAGAAACATTTTCAAAAGACCTAAAAAAAATACAATTTGCTTATAGTATCTGTTTGAGTTTATTGTGTCTGTATTTTTTAGGGTTTTACATTTATGATATTCCAAATCACCACTTCGATTGGTATTTAGCACGTTATAATTTAGAATTTTATAATAAAATACATGGAACTTATATCTGTTTATGGATTGCCATTGCCATATTATTTTTAGCAGATTTGACCTCATCTTTTAAACAGTTTCCTGTTCATAAAAAGGCGCTGTTTTTTATAATGTTCGTCCTTCTTTTTTCAGGACTAATAATTTATAATTCAAGAAATATTATTGTTGGACTTATTATTATTTCCGGTGTTCGATTTCTATTATTAAAAAAAGAGAACACAACGATTTCAAAAAAACTGATTTTTTTAGTATTATTTGCCGTTTTAGCTGTGGTTTTATTGTCCAGACGTTATATAGAAGATATTCAATTTCTATTAGACAATTCGTTTAAAAATTCCACTCGATATGCTGCCTGGTCGTGCAGTTCAAAGCTCATTTACGGTTCCAATTTTATGGGAATGGATTTTAATTTAATTCAGGATAAATTAAACGAATGTTACGTTCCTTTCCATAATCCTGAATTGGAAAAATTTAAGATTAATTCTCACAACCAATATCTTGATTACTTGCTAAAAGGGGGAATTTTTATGCTTTTGGCTTTTATCTCAACCTTGTTCATAAAAATAAAATATTCCATAAAACAGCAAAATTATCTCTATTTATCTCTAACAATCTTATTTGTTATTTCGTTTATCACAGAAAATGTTCTCGTGAGACAATATGGAATGTACGGTTATTTTCTATGTGATATTTTGTTCCTCGGTTCTATTCTTGGAAATAAAAATCATAGTAGAAATGAAATAGAAAAACACTAA